The following is a genomic window from Geminicoccus roseus DSM 18922.
TCGCTGGCGGCCCGGACGTTGTCGATGCGCGCCACCACCTGGTCCTTTTCGACCAGATCGCCCTCCCGCACCAGCGTCGCGGCCAGGATGCCGCCTTCCAGGTTCTGGACGATCTGCACCTGCCGGGAGGGGATGACCCGCCCCTGGCCATGGGTCACCTCGTCCAGGGTCGCCCACTGCGCCCACCAGAAGAACACCACCACGAACGCCACCACGCACCAGAGGATCAGGTGGCTGAACAGCCGCGGCTTCCAGCGCGAGGCGCCATGGGCGCCCGGGATGAAGGCCTGCTCCGGGCCGCCGCCGAGCGACCAGCCCTTGGGGGCGGGGACCGGGTTGCGCCCGGCCTGTCTGGTCGCCATCAACGCTCTCCTCGGATCTGGCCGGACGACAACGCCTTGAGCACCTTCTCCTTCGGTCCGTCGGCGGCGACCTTGCCGTTGTCGATCACCAGGATGCGCTCGGCCAGGGTGAGCATCGACTGGCGATGGGTGACCAGCAGCACGGTCCGGCCGGCGATCTCCCGGGCAAGGCGCGCCTTCAGCCGGTTCTCGGCCCCGGTGTCCATGGCGCTGGTGGGCTCGTCCAGGATCAGCACGGGCGGATCCAGCAGCATGGCGCGCGCCACCGCCACCGCCTGGCGCTGGCCGCCGGACAGGGCCTCGCCCCGTTCGCCGACATGCAGGTCGTAGCCCATCGGGTGCCGGGTGGCGAACTCCTCCACGCCGGAAATCCGCGCCGCCCGCAGCACCGCCTGGTCGTCGACGAAGGCGGCGCCCAGGGTGATGTTGTCGCGCAGGCTGCCCTGGAAGAGATAGACGTCCTGCGGCACGCAGCCGATGCTGCGGCGCAGGTCCGCCGGGTCGAGCTGGCGCACGTCGGTGCCGTCGATCAGGACCGCGCCCTCCTGCGGCTCATAGAGGCCCAGCACCAGCTTCTCGATGGTGGTCTTGCCCGAGCCGATCCGCCCGATCAGCGCGACCCGCTCGCCCGCCGAGATCTTGAACGACACGTTCTGCAGGGCCGGCAGCTTCTGGTTCGGGTAGGTGAAGGTGACGTTCTTGAACTCGATGTCGCCGCGCAGCGACGGCCGGTGCACGAACCGGCTGCCTTCCGGCCGCTCGGTCGGCAGCGCCATGATGTTGTTCAGGGTCTCCAGGGAGGTGCGCGACTGGTGGAAGCGGGTGAGCAGGGCGGCCACCTGCCCGAGCGGCGCCATTGCCCGGCTGCCGATGATGGTGCAGGCGATCAGGGCGCCCACGGTCAGTTCGCCCTCGGCGATCTTGTAGACCCCCATCACCACCATGCCGACATAGACGAGGTTCGCGGAGGTCGCGGCGAAATTGACGGTCAGCGACGAGAGGAACCGCGCCTTGTTGGCGGTCTGGGCGGTGGTCGCCACCAGCCGCTCCCAGCTGCGCTGCATCCGTCCCTCGGCGGCCACGCTCTTGATGGTCTCCAGGCCGTTGATGGCCTCGACCAGCAGGCCGTGCTTCATCGAGGTCTCGCGGAAGCTTTCCTTGACGATCCGGTCGAGCGGCAGCTGCATGAGCAGTCCTACCCCCAGCACCAGCGGCACGGCGATGCCCGGGATGATGACGAGGTCGCCGCCGATCAGGAACACGATCGCCAGGAACAGGACGATGAACGGCAGGTCGACCAGGGCAGTCACGGTGGCCGAGGTGAAGAAGTCCCGCAGCGTCTCGAATTCCCGCAGGTTGCTGGCGAATGCGCCGGCCGAGGCCGGGCGGCTGGCCAGCCGGATGCCCATGACCTGCTCGAAGATCCGGCTCGCCATCACGACATCCGAGGCGCGCCCGGCGGTATCCACAAAATAGCCGCGCGCCGTCTTCAGGATGAAGTCGAAGGCGAAGATGATCAGGGCGCCGATCGCCAGCACCCATAAGGTTTCCAGCGCGTTGTTCGGCACGACCCGGTCGTACACGTTCATGACGAACAGCGGCGAAACCAGGGAGAAGACGTTGATCAGCAGCGCCGCGATCAGGACCTCGATATAGACCGGCCACTGCTTGAACAGGGTCGACCAGAACCAGTGGTCGCCGAAGCGCGGGGCTGGATTGCGCTTGTCCCGCTCGTTCAGCTCCAGCTCGGGCCGGGCGAAGAAGGCATGGCCGATATAGATCCGCTCCAGCTCGGCCAGGTTGATCTCGCGCACGCCCAGCCCGGTCTCCGGCACGATGATCCGGACCTTGTCGTCGTCGCGGGAAATCAGCACGCAGCTGCGCCGGTCGCGCAGGAGCAGCACGCAGGGCAGCGCCAGCTCGTCGATGTCGCGCAGGCCGCGGCGGACCAGCTTGGCGTCCAGCCCGGCGCGCTCGGCGGCGCGGGGGAACAGGGCGGGGGTGAGCCGCTCGTCCTCCAGGGGCAGGCCGGCCCGCAGCGCGTCCGCCGACGAGGCGCGATCGAGCAGATGGGTGAGGGCCACCAGGCTGGCCAAGAGCGGATCGTCGATCTGCGCCGTGGAGGTGCGGATCCGCCACTGGGGCTGCTGCGGCTTGGGCGCGTCCGCTGCACGCGCCGGCGGAACCGGGTCGGCCGCGGCATTCGGATCCGCGGTCGGGTCGGCCACCGTGCGTTCGGATCCACCTTCTGGCTGGATCTCCGTCATCATCATTCCTCGAACGTCAAACCACGATCACGCCACTGCCGCAGCGGCTGCCGGCCCGCCTGTGATACTTAGGGCACAAGGCCAGCCATCGGCGTTCTACCACCGACAGGTTAGCTTTCCCTTCCCATTCTCGCTTCTTAAACACAAGCTGTCGCAGCGTTGCTCCTGCGCACCATTCCGATCACGAGATCATGAGTGGCGGGCGGCGCAACAAGTGGGATTTCCATGGGTGGTGCCGTTGACGCGTGTTCACGGGAAAGACTATCCAGGGTTGAAAGGGTTGCAAGCCCTTTCCCGGATGAAGCGATTCAGGGCGGAATGATCGGATGCGAACGTACCTAGGACGGCTCCCGGCACGAGTGTGGGTCGGCTTGCTGACGACCACGGCGCTCGTCCTGGTCGCCGGTTCGGGCGAGGCCGCGACGATCGCCGACACCGTCCGTGCAACCATCACCAGCAATCCGGAGATCGGGGTGGTCCGCAACGACCGCCTCGCCGTTGACCAGGAGCTGCAGCAGGCGCGCGCGCTGGGGCTGCCGACCATCGATCTGCGGGTGGC
Proteins encoded in this region:
- a CDS encoding type I secretion system permease/ATPase, which translates into the protein MADPTADPNAAADPVPPARAADAPKPQQPQWRIRTSTAQIDDPLLASLVALTHLLDRASSADALRAGLPLEDERLTPALFPRAAERAGLDAKLVRRGLRDIDELALPCVLLLRDRRSCVLISRDDDKVRIIVPETGLGVREINLAELERIYIGHAFFARPELELNERDKRNPAPRFGDHWFWSTLFKQWPVYIEVLIAALLINVFSLVSPLFVMNVYDRVVPNNALETLWVLAIGALIIFAFDFILKTARGYFVDTAGRASDVVMASRIFEQVMGIRLASRPASAGAFASNLREFETLRDFFTSATVTALVDLPFIVLFLAIVFLIGGDLVIIPGIAVPLVLGVGLLMQLPLDRIVKESFRETSMKHGLLVEAINGLETIKSVAAEGRMQRSWERLVATTAQTANKARFLSSLTVNFAATSANLVYVGMVVMGVYKIAEGELTVGALIACTIIGSRAMAPLGQVAALLTRFHQSRTSLETLNNIMALPTERPEGSRFVHRPSLRGDIEFKNVTFTYPNQKLPALQNVSFKISAGERVALIGRIGSGKTTIEKLVLGLYEPQEGAVLIDGTDVRQLDPADLRRSIGCVPQDVYLFQGSLRDNITLGAAFVDDQAVLRAARISGVEEFATRHPMGYDLHVGERGEALSGGQRQAVAVARAMLLDPPVLILDEPTSAMDTGAENRLKARLAREIAGRTVLLVTHRQSMLTLAERILVIDNGKVAADGPKEKVLKALSSGQIRGER